One Apostichopus japonicus isolate 1M-3 chromosome 7, ASM3797524v1, whole genome shotgun sequence genomic region harbors:
- the LOC139969678 gene encoding uncharacterized protein, protein MQGPDMINKLLPVLLRFRQHSIAVQADIEAMYNQVRIPARDRDALRFLWYINGKLRYLRMTSHLFGGVWCAASSAYALRRTITDLPSVIPLVKYAVERSFYVDDCLSSVSSKSDAEIIIREIPKALKSGGFKLTKFVVNDFRLLAEVSVECRAKEVLDFGTSSESRALGIKWMVSRDEFFFALEKDFGGLLTRRRMLSIVSSIFDPLGLISPVVLSGKLLFQEATARGLSWDEEIPPDIVRAWDTWAQSLSSVSRLRVPRCIKPCSFDDAFIELHHFSDASSKGYGCCCYVRCVNRKGEIHVQLVMSKSKVAPLKLRTIPRLELQAAVLAVKVDSLLRRELALEFAKSYFWTDSEVVLKYIHNDSRRFHVFVGNRVSLIREFSDPQQWFHIETKANPADLVTRNCSFSKFNSSKWFNGPDKLGRYKNDWQTAKLNSLVLTDDDPEVKETDVTVGYTTVAGHVSPPGLSDAGDSDEPLYRIMNHYSSWFKMKRGLAWLLRLVRFFKGQKPLGRLSVQEVRRAGDILLRKSQSSSFCSELERLSQGKAVRASSSLKTLTPFLDGKGLLRVGGRLKEFDSKHPCIISGKHPIAESIVKDAHSIAHVGIEWVLSIVRKDFWVTKGRPLVKRIVRACVTCRRLYSKPCVQQMANLPRERIAANVPPFIHVGIDVFGPYYVKFGRSEVKRYGCLFTCLTVRAVHIEKLDSLDTESFLNGFRRFVARRGCPETVFSDNGTNFVGGEAELRRGMRDLSNKVIHAYAVKENFDWHFIPPTASHMGGAWERMVGVIKRVMSAILPSTVRLTDEILGTLFCEVESIVNGRPLTKLSDDPRDPTPLTPNHLLLLRHGPRIPPGKFENVDRFRRRWRHVQHLANQFWRKWLKLYLPELQKRSKWTGVTDNLAVGDLVLILDELTPRNLWPLALVVSVNCSRDGLVRSVRVKTRTTELVRPITKIVLLESALSSS, encoded by the coding sequence ATGCAGGGTCCCGACATGATTAATAAGCTTCTGCCGGTCTTGTTGAGATTTCGGCAACATAGTATAGCAGTTCAAGCAGACATTGAAGCTATGTATAATCAAGTTAGGATCCCAGCCAGGGATAGAGATGCCCTACGATTCCTATGGTACATTAATGGTAAATTAAGATACCTTCGTATGACGTCACATTTGTTTGGAGGGGTGTGGTGTGCGGCTAGCTCCGCCTATGCTCTCAGGCGTACAATTACTGATCTGCCGAGTGTGATTCCGCTTGTTAAGTATGCGGTTGAAAGATCGTTTTATGTAGATGATTGTCTTAGTTCTGTGTCGAGTAAATCAGATGCTGAGATCATTATTAGGGAAATCCCCAAGGCCCTGAAAAGTGGAGGGTTTAAGTTAACTAAGTTTGTAGTCAATGATTTCAGATTGCTAGCTGAAGTGTCCGTGGAATGTAGGGCTAAGGAAGTTCTAGATTTTGGTACTAGTAGTGAAAGCAGGGCTTTAGGTATAAAGTGGATGGTTTCTCGCGATGAGTTCTTCTTCGCACTGGAGAAAGATTTTGGTGGCTTGTTAACCAGGAGGAGAATGCTTAGTATAGTTTCGTCAATTTTCGATCCGCTAGGCTTGATAAGTCCTGTAGTCCTTTCAGGCAAGCTCCTTTTCCAGGAAGCTACAGCCCGTGGGTTGTCGTGGGATGAAGAGATACCCCCTGATATTGTAAGGGCTTGGGACACCTGGGCTCAGTCGTTGTCTTCTGTTAGTCGTTTGAGGGTACCTCGTTGTATAAAGCCTTGTTCCTTTGATGATGCATTCATCGAACTTCACCATTTTTCAGATGCTAGCTCTAAAGGTTATGGCTGTTGCTGTTATGTACGCTGTGTAAATAGGAAAGGGGAAATTCATGTACAGTTAGTCATGAGTAAGAGTAAAGTTGCTCCTTTAAAGCTACGTACTATACCTCGTTTGGAGCTGCAAGCTGCTGTGTTAGCCGTAAAGGTTGATTCTCTGTTGAGAAGGGAGTTAGCTCTTGAATTTGCTAAGTCGTATTTTTGGACAGACTCGGAAGTTGTCTTGAAGTATATTCACAATGATAgcagaagattccatgtttttgttggcAATAGGGTTAGTCTTATCAGGGAGTTCAGTGACCCGCAACAGTGGTTCCATATTGAAACTAAAGCTAACCCAGCTGATCTAGTTACTAGAAATTGTTCCTTCTCAAAGTTTAATAGTAGTAAATGGTTTAACGGTCCTGACAAATTGGGTCGGTACAAGAACGATTGGCAAACTGCTAAACTTAATTCGCTCGTCTTAACGGATGACGATCCTGAAGTCAAAGAGACGGACGTCACTGTGGGTTATACGACTGTTGCTGGTCATGTGTCCCCTCCTGGGTTAAGTGATGCTGGAGATTCAGATGAGCCATTATATAGGATCATGAATCATTATTCTTCATGGTTTAAAATGAAGAGAGGTTTAGCGTGGCTCTTGCGTCTTGTGCGATTTTTTAAGGGGCAGAAACCTTTGGGCAGATTATCTGTCCAAGAAGTTCGTCGTGCAGGAGATATCCTCCTCCGTAAGAGTCAGTCTTCTAGTTTCTGTTCTGAGTTAGAAAGGTTAAGTCAGGGTAAGGCTGTCAGAGCATCTAGTTCCCTTAAAACTTTAACTCCGTTTCTAGATGGTAAAGGGCTTCTCAGGGTAGGCGGCCGTTTGAAAGAGTTTGACAGCAAACACCCGTGTATAATATCTGGTAAACATCCTATTGCTGAGTCTATTGTTAAGGACGCACACAGTATCGCCCATGTTGGCATTGAGTGGGTGCTAAGTATTGTAAGGAAGGATTTTTGGGTTACAAAGGGAAGGCCGTTGGTCAAGAGGATTGTTAGGGCTTGTGTCACGTGTCGACGCTTATATTCTAAGCCCTGTGTACAACAAATGGCAAATTTGCCTAGGGAACGTATTGCGGCTAATGTACCCCCCTTTATTCATGTGGGCATTGATGTGTTTGGGCCTTATTATGTCAAATTTGGCCGTTCTGAAGTCAAGCGTTATGGCTGTTTGTTCACCTGTTTAACAGTCAGGGCTGTCCATATCGAGAAGTTGGACTCATTAGATACAGAGTCCTTCTTGAATGGATTCAGGCGATTTGTGGCACGTAGAGGGTGTCCAGAAACCGTATTTTCAGATAATGGCACAAATTTTGTTGGGGGTGAGGCGGAGTTGAGACGGGGCATGAGAGACCTCTCTAATAAGGTAATACACGCTTATGCAGTGAAGGAGAATTTTGATTGGCATTTTATTCCCCCTACTGCTTCTCATATGGGGGGAGCCTGGGAGCGCATGGTTGGTGTAATTAAAAGAGTCATGTCTGCTATCCTCCCTAGTACTGTGAGACTTACAGATGAGATTTTGGGGACTTTGTTTTGCGAAGTCGAAAGTATTGTAAATGGTCGTCCGTTGACAAAACTCAGCGACGACCCACGTGACCCTACGCCTCTTACTCCCAACCATCTGTTATTATTGAGACATGGCCCTCGCATTCCGCCTGGCAAGTTTGAAAACGTTGACCGTTTCCGTCGCCGCTGGAGGCATGTCCAGCACCTAGCTAATCAATTCTGGCGCAAGTGGTTGAAATTGTATCTGCCTGAATTACAAAAGAGGTCTAAGTGGACGGGGGTCACTGATAATCTGGCGGTCGGtgatttggttttaattttagATGAATTGACTCCCCGTAACCTCTGGCCGTTGGCGCTGGTTGTTAGCGTTAATTGTAGTAGAGATGGGTTAGTTAGGTCGGTAAGAGTTAAGACTAGGACTACCGAACTGGTTCGTCCTATTACTAAGATTGTTCTACTTGAGTCGGCACTCTCATCTTCCTAA